A single Glycine soja cultivar W05 chromosome 14, ASM419377v2, whole genome shotgun sequence DNA region contains:
- the LOC114384930 gene encoding vacuolar protein sorting-associated protein 29-like, whose amino-acid sequence MVLVLALGDLHIPHRAPDLPAKFKSMLVPGKIQHIICTGNLCIKEIRDYLKTLCPDLHITRGEYDEETKYPETKILTIGQFKLGLCHGHQVIPWGDLDSLAMLQRQLDVDILVTGHTHQFTAYKHEGGVVINPGSATGAYSSITYDVNPSFVLMDIDGLRVVVYVYELIDGEVKVDKIDFKKSSTSHSAH is encoded by the exons ATGGTGCTGGTTTTAGCCCTGGGGGATTTGCACATACCCCACAGGGCACCTGATCTTCCTGCAAAGTTCAAATCCATGCTTGTCCCCGGCAAGATCCAGCACATTATTTGTACTGGAAATTTGTGTATTAAA GAAATTCGTGACTACTTAAAGACTCTTTGTCCAGACTTGCATATAACTCGTGGTGAGTATGATGAAGAGACGAAATATCCGGAGACCAAAATACTAACCATTGGCCAATTTAAGCTGGGACTATGCCATGGCCATCAG GTTATTCCATGGGGAGACCTAGACTCGCTGGCAATGCTACAGAGGCAGCTTGATGTAGACATCCTTGTCACAGGTCACACCCATCAATTTACAGCTTACAAACACGAGGGGGGTGTGGTTATAAATCCAGGTTCTGCAACAGGTGCCTACAGCAGCATCACTTATGATGTGAACCCAAGTTTTGTCCTTATGGACATCGATGGTCTGCGAGTTGTGGTTTATGTATACGAACTTATTGATGGAGAGGTTAAGGTTGACAAGATTGATTTTAAGAAATCATCCACAAGCCACTCTGCTCATTAA
- the LOC114384779 gene encoding 1-aminocyclopropane-1-carboxylate oxidase-like, which yields MENFPVINLENINGEERKAILDQIEDACQNWGFFELVNHGIPLELLDTVERLTKEHYRKCMEKRFKEAVSSKGLEDEVKDMDWESTFFLRHLPTSNISEIPDLSQEYRDAMKEFAQKLEKLAEELLDLLCENLGLEKGYLKNAFYGSRGPNFGTKVANYPACPKPELVKGLRAHTDAGGIILLLQDDKVSGLQLLKNGQWVDVPPMRHSIVVNLGDQIEVITNGRYKSVEHRVIAQTNGTRMSVASFYNPASDALIYPAPALLEQKAEDTEQVYPKFVFEDYMKLYATLKFQPKEPRFEAMKAVGSF from the exons ATGGAGAACTTCCCTGTGATCAACTTGGAGAATATCAATGGTGAGGAGAGGAAGGCTATCTTGGACCAAATTGAAGATGCTTGCCAGAACTGGGGATTTTTTGAG TTGGTGAATCATGGAATACCCCTTGAACTTTTGGATACGGTGGAAAGGTTAACAAAAGAGCATTATAGGAAATGCATGGAGAAGAGGTTCAAGGAGGCAGTGTCAAGCAAAGGGTTAGAAGATGAAGTAAAGGACATGGATTGGGAGAGCACCTTCTTTTTGCGCCATCTCCCAACCTCCAACATCTCAGAAATCCCTGATCTCAGCCAAGAGTACCG GGATGCAATGAAGGAATTTGCACAGAAATTAGAGAAACTAGCAGAGGAGTTGCTAGACCTGTTATGTGAAAATCTTGGATTAGAGAAAGGGTACTTGAAGAATGCATTTTATGGATCAAGGGGTCCAAATTTTGGGACAAAGGTAGCAAACTACCCTGCATGCCCAAAGCCAGAGTTGGTGAAGGGTCTTCGTGCACATACGGATGCGGGTGGGATTATCCTTCTCTTGCAAGATGACAAGGTCAGTGGCCTTCAGCTTCTCAAAAATGGCCAATGGGTGGATGTGCCTCCAATGCGCCATTCCATTGTTGTTAACCTTGGTGACCAAATTGAG GTCATCACCAATGGGAGATACAAGAGTGTGGAGCATCGTGTGATTGCCCAAACGAATGGGACCAGAATGTCCGTAGCCTCATTCTACAACCCTGCCAGTGACGCTCTTATCTACCCTGCACCAGCATTGTTGGAGCAAAAGGCAGAGGATACAGAACAAGTGTATCCAAAATTTGTATTTGAGGATTACATGAAGCTCTATGCTACACTCAAGTTCCAGCCTAAGGAGCCCAGATTTGAAGCCATGAAGGCTGTTGGCTCATTTTAG
- the LOC114384777 gene encoding 1-aminocyclopropane-1-carboxylate oxidase-like, whose protein sequence is MENFPVINLENLNGEERKATLNQIEDACQNWGFFELVNHGIPLELLDTVERLTKEHYRKCMEKRFKEAVSSKGLEAEVKDMDWESTFFLRHLPTSNISEIPDLSQEYRDAMKEFAQKLEKLAEELLDLLCENLGLEKGYLKNAFYGSRGPNFGTKVANYPACPKPELVKGLRAHTDAGGIILLLQDDKVSGLQLLKNGQWVDVPPMRHSIVVNLGDQIEVITNGRYKSVEHRVIAQTNGTRMSVASFYNPASDALIYPAPALLEQKAEDTEQVYPKFVFEDYMKLYATLKFQPKEPRFEAMKAIGSF, encoded by the exons aTGGAGAACTTTCCCGTGATCAACTTGGAGAATCTCAACGGTGAGGAGAGGAAGGCTACCCTTAACCAGATTGAAGATGCTTGCCAGAACTGGGGATTTTTTGAG TTGGTGAATCATGGAATACCCCTTGAACTATTGGATACTGTGGAAAGGTTAACAAAAGAGCATTATAGGAAATGCATGGAGAAGAGGTTCAAGGAGGCAGTGTCAAGCAAAGGGTTAGAAGCTGAAGTGAAGGACATGGATTGGGAAAGCACGTTCTTCTTGCGCCATCTCCCAACCTCCAACATCTCCGAAATCCCAGATCTCAGCCAAGAGTATag GGATGCAATGAAGGAATTTGCACAGAAATTGGAGAAACTAGCAGAGGAGTTGCTAGACCTGTTATGTGAAAATCTTGGATTAGAAAAAGGGTACTTGAAAAATGCATTTTATGGATCAAGAGGTCCAAATTTTGGGACAAAGGTAGCAAACTACCCTGCATGCCCAAAGCCAGAGTTGGTGAAGGGTCTTCGTGCACATACGGATGCGGGTGGGATTATCCTTCTCTTGCAAGATGACAAGGTCAGTGGCCTTCAGCTTCTCAAAAATGGCCAATGGGTGGATGTGCCTCCAATGCGCCATTCCATTGTTGTTAACCTTGGTGACCAAATTGAG GTCATTACCAATGGGAGATACAAGAGTGTGGAGCATCGTGTGATTGCCCAAACGAATGGGACCAGAATGTCCGTAGCCTCATTCTACAACCCTGCCAGTGATGCTCTTATCTACCCTGCACCAGCATTGTTGGAGCAAAAGGCAGAGGATACAGAACAAGTGTATCCAAAATTTGTATTTGAGGATTACATGAAGCTCTATGCTACACTCAAGTTCCAGCCTAAGGAGCCCAGATTCGAAGCCATGAAGGCCATTGGCTCATTTTAG
- the LOC114384776 gene encoding 1-aminocyclopropane-1-carboxylate oxidase-like, producing MENFPVINLENLNGEERKATLHQIEDACQNWGFFELVNHGIPLELLDTVERLTKEHYRKCMEKRFKEAVSSKGLEDEVKDMDWESTFFLRHLPTSNISEIPDLSQEYRDAMKEFAQKLEKLAEESLDLLCENLGLEKGYLKNAFYGSRGPNFGTKVANYPACPKPELVKGLRAHTDAGGIILLLQDDKVSGLQLLKNGQWVDVPPMRHSIVVNLGDQIEVITNGRYKSVEHRVIAQTNGTRMSVASFYNPASDALIYPAPALLEQKAEDTEQVYPKFVFEDYMKLYATLKFQPKEPRFEAMKAVNSF from the exons atggaGAACTTTCCCGTGATCAACTTGGAGAATCTCAACGGTGAGGAGAGGAAAGCTACCCTGCACCAGATTGAAGATGCTTGCCAGAACTGGGGATTTTTTGAG TTGGTGAATCATGGAATACCCCTTGAACTTTTGGATACGGTGGAAAGGTTAACAAAAGAGCATTATAGGAAATGCATGGAGAAGAGGTTCAAGGAGGCAGTGTCAAGCAAAGGGTTAGAAGATGAAGTAAAGGACATGGATTGGGAGAGCACCTTCTTTTTGCGCCATCTCCCAACCTCCAACATCTCAGAAATCCCTGATCTCAGCCAAGAGTACCG GGATGCAATGAAGGAATTTGCACAGAAGTTAGAGAAACTAGCAGAGGAGTCGCTAGACCTGTTATGTGAAAATCTTGGATTAGAGAAAGGGTACTTGAAGAATGCATTTTATGGATCAAGGGGTCCAAATTTTGGGACAAAGGTAGCAAACTACCCTGCATGCCCAAAGCCAGAGTTGGTGAAGGGTCTTCGTGCACATACGGATGCGGGTGGGATTATCCTTCTCTTGCAAGATGACAAGGTCAGTGGCCTTCAGCTTCTCAAAAATGGCCAATGGGTGGATGTGCCTCCAATGCGCCATTCCATTGTTGTTAACCTTGGTGACCAAATTGAG GTCATTACCAATGGGAGATACAAGAGTGTGGAGCATCGTGTGATTGCCCAAACGAATGGGACCAGAATGTCCGTAGCCTCATTCTACAACCCTGCCAGTGACGCTCTTATCTACCCTGCACCAGCATTGTTGGAGCAAAAGGCAGAGGATACAGAACAAGTGTATCCAAAATTTGTATTTGAGGATTACATGAAGCTCTATGCTACACTCAAGTTCCAGCCTAAGGAGCCCAGATTCGAAGCCATGAAGGCAGTAAACTCATTTTAG
- the LOC114384435 gene encoding uncharacterized protein LOC114384435 has product MNPGNVDEELPYDSSADEVADSLAEYTLEGKWEKVIKMYNEVEVCHTAMINESMGTALHVAVDLDEEGVVEELVKAIIRHRQGEQSVKIKALEMENDHGDTPLHVAASRGFAKICKLIIGTNNERMYLVSRKNKHGETPLFQAAINWKKQAFAYLSHISNHSATLQDLERGNGDTILHCAIRREYFDLAVIIVQYYDFLSTHKNIEGLTPLTVLATRPSAFRSASKLSWWKQILYHCILVESLDPEGQMKANLGKMEDPKSDKMNYPKNYATLYDLFGGLLSVAALIGKMPSENNQHDTENPSTNKYTFGFGTSQVGFLPPNYATFQQFVRSAYVHTLGLSGAELKEIKKTKKRHQWSSQLLKALLKRPYAAFTGSGGKPTDLEVEADMYNVYSQYKQGETTGLGGLEEEKKTEADDKKNSSPSETIRKETDERADEKNIDKKETAFLVAARNGIVEMVNEILYRIPSVIHNANSKKENVLLVAVKNRQPLVVECLKMKMQSKPEVWNNLILAVDDDENTMLHLAAYAPGGDKPWQIAGSALQMMWDIKWFQYIKSLVPQHFYFRSDKKAKTAGEIFEDTHKELIKESGDWLKDTSESCSVVAALVAGVSFATASSIPGGTNDEGKPNLEGKPAFDVFAIASLVGLCFSVTGLIMFLTILTSRKQAKDFRRDLPLKLLLGLSSLFISIAAMVVSFCTGHFFLLSHRYKMVLYPIYGATCFPVTFYAVAQFPLYFDLLTAILTKVPRASDKGDKL; this is encoded by the exons GAAGTGTGTCACACCGCAATGATCAACGAGTCCATGGGCACTGCACTGCACGTGGCCGTAGATTTGGACGAAGAAGGTGTGGTTGAAGAGCTTGTGAAGGCAATTATTCGGCACAGGCAGGGAGAGCAAAGTGTGAAGATCAAGGCTCTAGAAATGGAGAACGACCACGGAGATACCCCTCTGCACGTAGCAGCGTCCAGGGGGTTCGCAAAAATATGTAAGTTGATCATTGGAACCAACAATGAAAGGATGTATTTGGTGAGTCGAAAAAACAAACATGGGGAGACACCTCTTTTTCAAGCTGCTATCAACTGGAAGAAACAGGCTTTTGCTTATCTCTCTCACATTTCCAACCACAGCGCCACCTTGCAAGATCTTGAAAGGGGCAATGGTGACACTATTCTTCACTGTGCTATTAGGAGAGAATATTTCG ATTTGGCTGTGATAATAGTGCAATATTATGATTTTCTTAGCACACATAAGAATATAGAGGGATTAACTCCTCTCACAGTCCTTGCCACTAGGCCGTCGGCCTTCAGAAGTGCAAGCAAACTTTCATGGTGGAAACAAATACTGTACCACT GTATACTTGTAGAATCACTGGACCCTGAAGGACAAATGAAGGCGAACTTGGGAAAGATGGAGGATCCTAAGTCTGATAAAATGAATTATCCAAAGAACTACGCCACAttatatgatttatttggtGGATTGTTAAGTGTTGCTGCTCTAATTG GAAAGATGCCTTCGGAAAATAATCAGCATGACACAGAAAACCCATCAACCAACAAGTATACATTTGGATTTGGAACTAGTCAGGTTGGATTTTTGCCACCAAATTATGCAACTTTTCAACAATTTGTGAGGTCTGCATATGTACATACTCTTGGCCTTTCAGGAGCGG aattaaaggaAATAAAGAAGACAAAAAAGAGGCATCAATGGAGTAGTCAACTCTTGAAGGCACTATTGAAAAGGCCTTATGCAGCATTCACAGGAAGCGGGGGAAAACCAACCGATTTGGAAGTTGAAGCAGATATGTATAATGTTTATAGCCAATATAAACAAG GTGAAACCACCGGATTGGGGGGgttggaagaagaaaagaaaactgaggctgatgacaaaaaaaattcaagtccaAGTGAGACAATTAGAAAGGAAACTGATGAACGTGCTGACGAGAAGAACATTGACAAAAAGGAGACAGCATTTTTGGTTGCAGCAagaaatggcatagttgaaatggtgaatgaaattttatatcgAATTCCAAGTGTCATCCACAACGCTAattcaaagaaagaaaatgtgttGCTCGTGGCAGTGAAGAACAGGCAACCCCTAGTTGTTGAgtgtttgaaaatgaaaatgcagtCAAAGCCAGAAGTTTGGAATAACTTGATTCTGGCAGTAGATGATGATGAGAACACCATGTTGCATTTGGCAGCATATGCTCCAGGCGGGGATAAACCTTGGCAGATAGCTGGTTCTGCATTGCAAATGATGTGGGATATAAAATGGTTTCAG TATATTAAAAGCCTTGTGCCACAACACTTTTACTTTAGAAGCGACAAGAAGGCCAAAACAGCTGGGGAAATCTTTGAGGACACACATAAAGAACTCATAAAGGAAAGTGGTGACTGGTTGAAGGATACATCTGAATCTTGTTCTGTGGTGGCTGCACTTGTTGCTGGCGTTTCCTTTGCTACAGCCAGCAGCATCCCTGGTGGAACCAACGACGAAGGTAAGCCTAATTTAGAAGGCAAGCCTGCATTCGATGTATTTGCCATTGCTTCACTCGTTGGACTTTGCTTCTCAGTCACTGGACTCATAATGTTCCTTACTATACTCACTTCACGAAAGCAAGCCAAAGATTTCCGCAGAGATTTGCCACTCAAGCTTCTTCTTGGCCTGAGTTCACTTTTCATATCCATTGCTGCCATGGTTGTCTCTTTCTGCACCGGCCATTTTTTTCTGCTTAGTCACAGATACAAGATGGTCCTATACCCCATTTATGGAGCCACTTGTTTTCCTGTGACTTTTTATGCTGTGGCTCAGTTTCCACTATACTTTGATCTTCTAACGGCCATTTTAACTAAGGTGCCTCGGGCAAGTGATAAAGGAGACAAGTTATAG